One genomic segment of Helianthus annuus cultivar XRQ/B chromosome 14, HanXRQr2.0-SUNRISE, whole genome shotgun sequence includes these proteins:
- the LOC110906145 gene encoding ethylene-responsive transcription factor 1B, producing the protein MDSSFFAYTSNQFLPFNENDSDEMALFGMLTESSYHVHDSSNQIASIPAHKISYRGIRPRRWGKYAAEIRDSTRNGARVWLGTFDTPEEAALAYDQAAFVARGSMAVLNFPVETVYESLKAMNYGFEEGSSPVLALKKCHSMKRKAVVRENKRKEMKLDDEDEYCENDHVVVFEDLGADYLEEILRLSECSGTGSW; encoded by the coding sequence ATGGATTCTTCATTCTTTGCATACACTTCAAACCAATTCCTCCCGTTCAACGAAAATGACTCAGACGAAATGGCCCTTTTTGGCATGCTTACTGAGTCTTCTTACCATGTTCATGACTCGTCGAACCAGATCGCGTCTATTCCAGCACATAAGATTAGCTACAGAGGGATTCGCCCTCGACGCTGGGGCAAATACGCTGCAGAAATAAGGGATTCGACGAGAAATGGGGCTAGGGTTTGGTTGGGTACGTTTGATACACCTGAAGAAGCTGCTTTGGCATATGACCAAGCTGCGTTTGTGGCCAGGGGTTCAATGGCGGTCCTGAACTTTCCGGTTGAGACCGTCTACGAGTCGCTTAAAGCTATGAATTATGGGTTTGAGGAAGGGAGTTCACCTGTTTTGGCATTGAAAAAGTGTCACTCCATGAAGAGAAAAGCTGTGGTTAGAGAGAATAAGAGGAAAGAGATGAAGTTAGATGATGAAGATGAATACTGTGAGAATGATCATGTGGTGGTGTTTGAGGACTTGGGTGCTGATTACTTGGAAGAGATCTTGAGGTTGTCAGAATGTTCAGGTACAGGTTCTTGGTGA